One window of the Azospirillum sp. TSH100 genome contains the following:
- a CDS encoding response regulator transcription factor: protein MSLVSISMIDANNLFRHGLKAMFLEQGFHIAKETSSLKAALQIVQEGDASQVILIDPVGIGDFTDLVRALKVACPDTHVVVLTSTLDAEIMTKAIQAGADGFLMKDMSMEALAQSLRLVMIGETVFPSALAALLIGSRLNGAADLAVPHKSVSKREAQVLRCLQSGSSNKTIANHLRITEATVKIHLKSLLRKIDVSNRTQAALWGRNNGFADAE, encoded by the coding sequence ATGTCTCTTGTTTCCATATCCATGATAGACGCGAACAATCTGTTTCGCCATGGGTTGAAAGCCATGTTCTTGGAGCAGGGCTTTCACATCGCCAAAGAGACCTCGTCTCTCAAGGCGGCGCTCCAGATCGTCCAGGAGGGCGACGCATCACAGGTCATTTTGATCGATCCCGTCGGCATCGGCGACTTCACGGATCTTGTCCGGGCACTGAAGGTGGCCTGTCCGGACACGCATGTGGTGGTGCTTACCAGCACGCTGGACGCGGAAATCATGACGAAGGCCATCCAGGCCGGTGCGGACGGGTTCTTGATGAAGGACATGTCCATGGAGGCGCTGGCGCAGTCGTTGCGGCTTGTCATGATTGGCGAAACGGTCTTCCCCAGCGCCTTGGCCGCACTGCTGATCGGCAGTCGCCTGAACGGCGCCGCCGATCTGGCGGTACCGCACAAAAGTGTTTCCAAGCGCGAGGCGCAGGTCCTGCGCTGCCTGCAGAGTGGCAGCTCCAACAAGACGATCGCCAACCATCTCCGGATCACCGAGGCGACCGTCAAGATCCACCTCAAGAGTTTGCTGCGCAAGATCGACGTCTCGAACCGCACGCAGGCCGCCCTCTGGGGTCGCAACAACGGCTTTGCGGATGCAGAGTGA
- a CDS encoding chemotaxis protein CheB → MDQDEQQRIRPGPLAIVGIGASAGGLKAITALLRAIPADSGLTFVVIQHRIPNNERLLADLLKNVTVLSVHTAHDGIPLEADHIYIAPAGRLPTMEAGQLRIRESQQSVDATLPIDIFFRTLATDQQEKAICVVLSGTGADGTNGLRSIKECGGLVVVQDPTTADFDDMPGSAIATGMADYILPPERMPGAIVDFVHQPYIGPATVQKTDAPDGALDGILDLLSAHTKRDHKAYKPRSLTRRIERRMGIHHIADMTEYRAFLGTHPAEIELLSRDILISVTRFFRDGPAFDILAGEYIVPLVRNQPAGKPIRVWVPACATGEEAYSIAILLMEACTRCGVSPGFRVFATDVDNRALTVARTGLYPETITVDVSVERLARFFTKAEDGYKVAKPLRDVVSFSQHDLLSDPPFSKLDLISCRNMLIYIEPDVQKAIFALFHFALLDNGGLFLGTAENLDTLSDLFAPLSKKWRLYRKIGTTRSSAMAVPLTGGRSAVPVPALPTPLRGTSPADIIRQALLLEYAPAAVLIDGLHRIQYLFGPTGDFLDLPTGEPPWDLTAMARGELRLQLRRAVAQALAVHGRVQISGIRHKRHGVVVPVTVLVIPVRFPRTGSDLLLVTFTADHAVPSTPVAETAPLPMEIDGVEQLENELRMTREELNDTIEELSATSEALRVANEEILSIGEESQSTTEELETSKEELQSLNEELSTLNSQLHEKVDELEATTNDLGNLLSSTDIATVFLSSDLRIKRFTPSATRLFALLPQDAGRLITDIARHFSDPCLLPDIRSVLSSLMPSEREVSTDDDATFLRRIQPYRTQQGRGEGVVITFSDVTPLKRTSLAMALQARQYKLIADLGRKDLIGAEGSETLTEAARLIAEGLGADGVAILGPSEDPSGRRTGDADDLVLLGSAGLSVPQEPAVQIPSDMSTLVGRVFRSRQPSIVEDFATDQRVRSSMALSGSNFVSGLSVPFGAAARGPSILAVLSRKAGRFNDADLEFVQAIASVLGLVIERAGVLRTARAERDFAQAIVDTVREPLLVLDEMLRVVGASAAFHQSFATTPDGVLGIQLAETAGGLLADPELRRALERIVPDGTVIDALELTIGQGVGDQGAEGRRTLLLNARRLNQAGGLILLAMEDVTEQVRVREALAAAKAAAELASASKTRFLAAASHDLRQPVQALLMFHHLVAMQPQGEAAAKLLVSMGNALGAMTAMLDDILDVSRLDAGIIHVTLRSCPVQTVIDSLCAELSPLAEAAELTLHSVRTSLSVRSDPKLLERILRNFIANAIKYTDQGRILVGCRRAGPNLRIQVWDTGRGIPPNQLASIFEEFHQVDNPERDRRQGLGLGLSIVDRLAALLHHPIRVKSAPGRGSVFEILVPLASPDDSLPKDEEIAVSDGGNGERVVVIDDDPTVLDGVAAFLHELGYDVVAASDGDTAVERLGNGVPDLVIADFRLKGTETGSAAIRRLERHFAARLPGILLTGDTSPARIREASASGFLLLHKPLSPEPLLTAIRHALTDRSVESGTA, encoded by the coding sequence ATGGATCAGGATGAACAGCAGCGCATACGGCCCGGCCCTTTGGCGATCGTCGGTATCGGTGCCTCGGCAGGTGGCCTCAAAGCCATCACGGCCCTGCTCAGAGCGATACCGGCTGACAGCGGCTTGACCTTTGTGGTGATTCAGCACCGGATTCCGAACAATGAACGATTGCTTGCCGACCTGTTGAAAAATGTGACGGTGCTGTCGGTCCATACGGCTCATGACGGGATTCCGCTGGAGGCCGATCACATCTATATCGCTCCGGCGGGTCGGTTGCCGACCATGGAGGCCGGCCAACTGCGCATCCGAGAATCGCAGCAGTCTGTCGACGCGACCCTGCCCATCGACATCTTCTTCCGCACACTGGCGACCGACCAGCAGGAGAAGGCGATCTGCGTCGTGCTGTCCGGTACCGGCGCCGACGGCACCAATGGACTGCGTTCGATCAAGGAATGCGGTGGACTTGTGGTCGTACAGGATCCGACGACCGCCGACTTCGACGACATGCCGGGCAGCGCCATCGCCACCGGCATGGCCGACTATATCCTGCCGCCGGAGCGCATGCCTGGCGCCATCGTCGATTTCGTTCACCAACCCTATATCGGGCCGGCAACGGTTCAGAAGACTGATGCGCCGGACGGCGCACTGGACGGCATCCTCGATCTGCTGAGTGCACACACCAAGCGCGATCACAAGGCTTACAAGCCGCGGTCGCTGACCCGCCGCATCGAGCGGCGGATGGGGATCCACCATATCGCCGATATGACGGAATACCGGGCCTTTCTGGGCACCCACCCGGCCGAAATCGAACTGCTGTCCCGCGACATCCTGATCAGCGTGACGCGCTTTTTCCGCGATGGTCCGGCGTTCGACATCCTGGCCGGAGAATACATCGTCCCGCTGGTGCGGAACCAGCCGGCGGGCAAGCCGATCCGCGTCTGGGTCCCAGCCTGCGCCACGGGGGAAGAGGCTTACTCCATCGCAATCCTGTTGATGGAGGCCTGCACACGGTGCGGCGTATCCCCCGGCTTCCGGGTCTTCGCAACCGACGTGGACAATCGGGCGCTGACCGTCGCCCGCACCGGTCTGTATCCCGAAACCATCACGGTCGACGTGTCGGTCGAACGGCTCGCCCGCTTCTTCACCAAGGCCGAGGACGGCTACAAGGTCGCCAAGCCATTGCGCGATGTGGTTTCCTTCTCCCAGCACGATCTGCTCAGCGATCCGCCTTTTTCCAAGCTCGACCTGATCAGTTGCCGCAACATGCTGATCTATATCGAGCCGGACGTGCAGAAGGCCATCTTCGCCCTGTTCCATTTCGCCTTGTTGGATAATGGCGGCCTGTTCCTCGGGACAGCGGAGAACCTTGACACGCTCTCCGACCTGTTCGCACCTCTTTCAAAAAAATGGCGCCTCTACCGGAAGATCGGTACGACGCGCAGCAGTGCGATGGCGGTCCCGCTGACGGGCGGACGGTCTGCGGTCCCGGTACCGGCACTGCCAACCCCTTTGCGCGGCACCAGCCCGGCGGACATCATCCGACAGGCCCTGCTGCTTGAATACGCGCCGGCGGCAGTTCTGATCGACGGGCTGCATCGCATCCAGTATCTCTTCGGTCCGACCGGCGATTTCCTCGACCTGCCGACGGGAGAACCGCCCTGGGATCTGACGGCGATGGCACGCGGGGAATTGCGCCTGCAACTCCGCCGCGCCGTCGCACAGGCGCTCGCCGTGCATGGCCGGGTTCAAATCTCCGGAATTCGGCACAAGCGTCACGGTGTTGTGGTGCCGGTGACCGTTCTGGTCATCCCGGTGCGTTTCCCACGGACCGGCAGCGACTTGCTTCTGGTGACATTCACGGCGGACCACGCTGTACCAAGCACGCCGGTCGCCGAGACCGCGCCGCTGCCGATGGAAATTGACGGAGTCGAACAGCTCGAAAACGAACTGCGCATGACCCGTGAGGAGTTGAACGACACCATCGAAGAACTCAGCGCCACCAGCGAGGCGCTGCGGGTCGCCAACGAGGAGATCCTGTCGATCGGGGAGGAGTCCCAGTCGACCACGGAGGAACTGGAGACATCCAAGGAAGAGCTGCAATCCCTCAACGAGGAACTCAGCACGCTGAACTCCCAGCTGCATGAAAAGGTCGACGAGCTGGAGGCGACCACCAACGATCTGGGCAATCTGCTGAGCAGCACCGACATCGCCACGGTCTTCCTGTCGTCAGACCTGCGGATCAAGCGTTTCACGCCGTCGGCGACCCGGCTGTTCGCTCTGCTGCCGCAGGACGCCGGCCGCCTGATCACCGACATCGCCCGACATTTCTCCGATCCTTGCCTGCTCCCCGACATCCGGTCGGTGCTGTCATCCCTGATGCCGTCGGAACGCGAAGTGTCGACGGACGACGATGCGACCTTCCTTCGCCGCATCCAGCCCTACCGGACGCAGCAAGGCCGGGGGGAGGGGGTCGTGATCACCTTCAGCGACGTGACGCCGCTGAAGCGCACCAGCCTGGCCATGGCTCTGCAGGCCCGCCAGTACAAGCTGATCGCCGATCTCGGGCGCAAGGACCTCATCGGAGCGGAGGGCTCGGAGACACTGACGGAAGCGGCCCGTCTGATTGCCGAAGGGCTGGGTGCGGACGGCGTCGCCATCCTCGGTCCCAGCGAGGATCCATCGGGCCGGCGCACCGGGGACGCTGACGATCTGGTCCTGCTCGGCAGTGCCGGCCTCTCCGTTCCACAGGAGCCTGCCGTCCAGATCCCCAGCGACATGTCGACACTGGTCGGACGGGTGTTCCGGTCCCGGCAGCCGTCGATCGTCGAGGATTTCGCCACCGATCAACGTGTCCGCTCCTCCATGGCGCTGTCGGGCAGCAACTTCGTCAGCGGTCTGTCGGTTCCCTTCGGCGCCGCCGCACGCGGACCATCCATTCTCGCGGTTCTGAGCCGCAAGGCCGGACGGTTCAACGATGCCGACCTGGAATTCGTCCAGGCCATCGCCAGCGTGCTGGGGCTGGTCATCGAACGGGCGGGGGTGCTGCGCACGGCGCGGGCTGAGCGCGATTTCGCCCAGGCCATCGTCGACACGGTCCGCGAACCGCTGCTGGTGCTGGACGAGATGCTGCGGGTGGTCGGCGCGAGTGCGGCCTTTCACCAATCCTTCGCCACCACGCCGGACGGCGTGCTCGGCATTCAACTGGCCGAGACGGCCGGCGGTCTGCTGGCCGATCCCGAACTGCGCCGGGCACTGGAACGGATCGTACCCGATGGCACGGTCATCGATGCGCTGGAACTGACCATCGGTCAGGGTGTCGGCGACCAAGGCGCCGAGGGACGCCGCACCCTGCTGCTGAACGCCCGCCGGCTCAATCAGGCGGGAGGGCTGATCCTGTTGGCGATGGAAGACGTCACAGAGCAGGTGCGCGTGCGAGAAGCCCTCGCCGCCGCCAAGGCTGCCGCCGAACTGGCAAGCGCCAGCAAAACCCGATTTCTTGCCGCTGCCAGCCACGACCTGCGTCAACCGGTCCAGGCCCTGCTGATGTTCCATCATCTGGTGGCGATGCAACCGCAGGGCGAGGCGGCGGCAAAGCTGCTGGTCAGCATGGGCAACGCACTGGGCGCCATGACCGCCATGCTCGACGACATCCTGGATGTGTCGCGCCTCGACGCCGGCATCATCCATGTGACGCTCCGGTCATGTCCGGTCCAGACGGTGATCGATTCGCTGTGCGCCGAGTTATCGCCGTTGGCCGAGGCTGCCGAACTGACATTGCACAGCGTTCGGACCAGCCTGTCGGTGCGGAGCGATCCCAAGCTGCTGGAGCGCATCCTGCGGAACTTCATTGCCAACGCGATCAAATACACCGACCAGGGTCGTATCCTGGTGGGTTGCCGCCGTGCCGGGCCGAACCTGCGCATCCAGGTTTGGGACACCGGACGCGGCATTCCGCCGAACCAGTTGGCGTCGATCTTCGAGGAGTTCCATCAGGTCGACAATCCGGAGCGTGACCGGCGGCAGGGGCTGGGGCTGGGACTCTCCATCGTGGATCGCCTCGCCGCGCTGCTCCATCACCCGATACGGGTCAAATCGGCGCCAGGGCGGGGATCGGTGTTCGAAATCCTGGTTCCGTTGGCCA